From Acidobacteriota bacterium, a single genomic window includes:
- a CDS encoding RHS repeat-associated core domain-containing protein, whose protein sequence is MDLRFWILDCSGLVLFFEIYAESGLGYDEVPETRKGYTGYEKDEESGLDFAQARYYNPKHGRYTSVDPLTASANVKNPQTFNRYSYVLNSPYKFVDPLGLISETTGAYGSAGQCDASYSSCYDSSNSGGFADPTEEPAAESQTPSAGEPLVSDEDTGDEPQAEPPAPPPPPTTPTEDFVVSNVDELERQTEQGKVAYLDSNGVAQCARLPIAWEIDQSETPILGSVWARVVSDEDRQRRLSENWISGSPANYGAGIAKGTVLATFKQGKYSQTDSGQGGENHAVIFLNWETRNGVKGMRVIEQRSDKNGKAKINFIPFDNSQPYHSNAFRFSTVRIKMKEGLL, encoded by the coding sequence TTGGATTTGCGATTTTGGATTTTGGATTGCTCGGGCTTGGTTTTGTTCTTTGAAATTTACGCGGAATCGGGCCTCGGCTACGACGAGGTTCCCGAGACTCGGAAAGGCTATACGGGTTACGAAAAGGACGAAGAATCGGGCCTCGATTTCGCGCAGGCGAGATACTACAACCCGAAACACGGCCGCTACACCTCGGTCGACCCGCTGACCGCCTCGGCCAACGTCAAGAACCCGCAGACGTTCAACCGCTACAGCTATGTTCTTAATTCGCCGTACAAGTTTGTTGATCCGCTGGGGTTGATCTCGGAAACAACCGGTGCATATGGTTCAGCAGGACAGTGCGATGCGTCGTACTCAAGCTGTTACGATTCGTCGAATTCCGGAGGCTTCGCTGACCCGACCGAAGAGCCGGCTGCCGAAAGCCAAACGCCGAGCGCCGGTGAACCGCTTGTCAGCGATGAAGATACGGGCGACGAACCGCAAGCTGAACCGCCGGCCCCGCCACCGCCCCCAACTACACCAACTGAAGATTTTGTGGTATCAAATGTTGATGAATTAGAACGCCAGACAGAGCAGGGCAAGGTTGCCTATCTCGATTCAAACGGCGTTGCCCAATGTGCGCGATTACCAATCGCTTGGGAAATCGATCAATCTGAGACTCCGATACTCGGATCAGTTTGGGCAAGAGTTGTTAGCGACGAGGATCGGCAGCGGCGGCTTTCTGAAAACTGGATTTCAGGATCACCGGCAAATTATGGCGCAGGGATCGCAAAAGGTACGGTGTTGGCGACTTTTAAGCAAGGCAAGTATTCTCAGACCGATTCTGGACAGGGTGGTGAGAATCACGCAGTTATCTTCTTGAATTGGGAGACACGGAATGGGGTCAAGGGAATGCGGGTTATTGAACAACGTAGTGACAAGAACGGAAAAGCCAAGATCAATTTCATCCCATTCGATAATAGTCAGCCTTACCACAGTAACGCATTCCGATTCAGTACAGTGAGGATAAAAATGAAGGAAGGTCTTTTGTAA